TTTTTTTGCGGCTGATAGGGTGGCTTCGAGGGCTTTAGCACCTGTTTCTCCCCAGTATTCAAAAGCGTCCTCGACGGACCCCCATTTAGTAAACCGTTCCGTGAACCCGGCTTTGTATTCGAGATAACCCGCCGCGATCACCTCGTTGGTCTGTGAATCGATGAGCATGGCTTCGGCCTGGGTGCCGCCAGCCCCGCTCCACGAGCCGGTCGCGCCTTTTTTCAGGACGCTGATGCCCATCCCGATGGGAATGACCGTCGAGATCCCGCTCAGGGCCGGATGGCTCTGCTTGAGGCCGACAATGGCCGTCCGCAGCCGGCATACGTCGGGGCCGGGTTCGGAGACGACCGGGTGGCCCTCTTTGATCGCGTTCACCAGGGCCAGGGAGGCGGCGTCCCCCAGCTTCTTCATTTCTTCTCCCGAGATGGCCTTGTATTCCGAATCCTCATCGAGGGCAAAAAGCACATAGTCCACCATGACCTTTTTGTATCTGGTGAAATCAACTCCCGGCTTTATCCAGCGCAGCTTGGCCACGGCGTCTTTCGGAGCTGGTGTTAAATCCTTATAGTACTCTCCCAAAAAGCCTGTATTTTGAGGGGCCTTGGTGGCACAGCCGGTTAACAGGAGTATTCCAATGACAAGTACAATCGTCTTTTTCATGATTAGGGGGTCTCCTTGAATAATTGGGTTACGGCATAGTCCGGATATGCGACGAGCCTATCCGGACCGATTGTATTTTCCGACATACCGCGTTTGCGTAATCCGTGATCAATATTCACGGCTTTTCGCCGGAGACCGCCGGCTGCCACCCCCCGCCCATGGCTTTGTAGACGGTCACCAGGGAGGACAGGAGCGTAGCGCGGGTCTGGGCGTAGTTGAGTTCCGATGGGAAAAGCTGCTGTTCTGCCTGGAGCACCGTCGAGTAAGGCACATACCCGCCGTCGTACTGCAGATGCGCCAGGCGCACGTATTCGCTGTTGGCCGCCACCAGACGCTCCTGGATCCGGACCTGCTCGACCAGTTGACGCTGGGCGATCAATGCATTCTCGGCATCGGCAAAGGCGCTCTGGATCGTCTTTTCATAGGCCCAAAGGGCTGCTTCCCGCGCGGCTTCGGTCTGTTTGACCCCGCTTTTGATGGCGCCGCCCATGAAAATCGGACCGGTCAGGGAGCCGGCATAGTTCCAGGCGCGGGACGAGCCTTTGAACAGATCGGAGAGATCCGAGCTTGCAAAGCCAAAGGCCCCGGTCAGGGAGATGGTCGGGAAATAGAGGGCCCGGGCCGCGCCGATATTGGCGTTGGCGGCGATGAGACCCTCTTCGGCCTGGCGGATATCGGGGCGGTTGGTAAGCAGATCGGACGGCAACTCTGCGGGGACCGGCGGCATTTTGAGTTCATGGAGGGTCCCCTGGCGCTGGATGGTTCCCGGATTGCGTCCCAGAAGGATCGACAGCGCGTTTTCGGCCTGTTTGATCTGGGATTGGAACTGAGGAATGGCCGCAGCGGCGGTTTCGTATTGCGAGCGCGCCTGCACCACCGTCATCTCGGATACCTGGCCATATTTGAAGCGCGTTTCGAAGATTCTCAGGGATTCGGCGTAGGTGGCCAGGGTCCGCTCGGCCACCTGGAACTGCGCGTCCAGGCCGAGCAGTTGAATATAGCTGGTTGCCACGGAGGAGACCAAAGAAAGGATGACGCCCTGCCAGGCCGCCTCGGTGGCCAGCAGTTCGGCCCGGGCAGCCTCCGAGAGCCGCCGGATGCGGCCCCACAGGTCGAGTTCCCAGCTCGCGCTGGCCAGGGCCTGGTAGGAGGTCCGGGGATTGGACAGGTACGTGTACAGCCGTGCTGCGTCCGTTTCGCTGGCGCGCTCCCGGGTGCCGCTGCCGCCGTAACCGATCTGGGGATAAAGGGTTGACCGGGACTGGGTGAATACGGCCGCGGCCTGATCGATGTTCGCCAGGGCGATCTTGACATCGCGGTTGTTGGCCAGCGCTTCGGCGATCAGGGCATCCAGCGCCGGATCATTAAACTGCTTCCACCAGGCGACGTTCGCGGCCTGTTGTGCGCTGTGGTCGCCGTTGTTGAACACGGGCGGGACGTCGACCACGGGCTTCACGTAATCCGGCCCGACCGTACAGCCGGCGATCAACAGCACGATTGACAATACCATGAGGCGACGCATATCAGTGATCCTCCGTCGGTTTAAGCGGCACGGCCGCCGCGGCGTCCGCACTCTCCCCGGCCGGCGGGCCGACGTCGGGGGTCTTGGCCTGTTTGGATTTTTTGCGCTCGCCGAAACGGTCGAACAGGTAGAACAGCAGCGGCACGTAAAGCATGGCCAGGGTGGTTTCGCCGAGCATGCCGCCGATGATGCCCGTGCCGATGGAGTGGCGGGCGTTGGCGCCGGCGCCCATGGCGATGGCCAGTGGCAGCACGCCGAAGGCAAAGGCCAGCGAGGTCATGATGATGGGCCGCAGCCGCTGCTCCCCGGCCTCGATGGTGGCGTCCATGATGGATTTGCCCTGCTTTCGCAGTTCCACGGCAAAGGAGACCCGCAGGATCGCGTTCTTGGCGCCCAGGCCGATGAGCACGAGCAGGCCGATCTGGAAGTAGACGTCGTTTTCGAGGCCCCGCAGCCAGTTGGCCGTCAATGCACCCAGGACGCCGAAGGGCACGGCCATCATCACGGTTCCCGGCAGGGTCCAGGATTCGTACTGGGCGGCCAGCACCAGGAAGACAATCACCAGGCCGAACACGAAGGCCAGCATGGAGGTGCCGCCGGACTGCTTTTCCTCGAAGGCCAGGCCGGACCAGGCAAAGGTGTAGCCGTCGGGCAGCACCTCTTTTGCCACGGCTTCCATGGCATCGATGGCCTGGCCCGAACTGTAGCCGGAAGCCGCGCTGCCGCTCACCTTGGCGGCCGGAAAGCCGTTAAAGTGGGGCAGAAGGTCCGGACCGCTCACCCAGCGGGTGGTCACCAGGGCCGACAGCGGAACCATCTCTCCCTGGCTGGACCGCGCAAAAAGCCGCGTCAAATCCACGGGGTCCTGGCGGTATGCTGGCTCGGACTGCAGGATTACCCACCAGACCCGGCTGAACGCGTTGTACTGGCTGACCGTGAGCGAACCGAACTGGGCCTGGATGGCGCTGTAGACATCCTTGATGGATACGCCGAGCAGACTGGCCTTTTCGCGGTCCACATCGGCCCGCAACTGCTGGGTAGTGGCCCGGAAGGTGCTGTTCAGGCCGGTGAGTTCCGGCCGGGTGCCGGCCTTGGCCAGAAATTCGCGGGTCAGGGCGTCCAGCCTGGTCGGCTCGCCCGCGCTCGTGTCCTGGATCCAGAATTCGAACCCGCCGGTGGTGCCGATGCCCGGAATCGCGGGCGGCGCCACGGGGAAGACCTTGCCGTCCAGAATCTCCGCCGCTTCCCGGTACAGGGTCAGCAGCACGGTGCGGGCATTTTCCGCCTTGGCCTTTTTGATGGAGGCATACCGTTCATCAAAAGGGTTCAGGGTCACGAAAAAGGTTCCCGCGTTGGTTTTGAACCCGCTGTCGATCAGGCTGTAGCCCGACAGCTGGGTGCGGTTGGCCACACCGGGGATCTTTTTGAAGATCTCCTCCACGCGGTCGGCCACCTTCTCGGTGCGGTCGAGACTGGCGGAATCGGGCATGACAATGGCCGCCATGACGTAGCCCTGGTCTTCTTTGGGCACAAAGCTCGTGGGCAGCACTTCGAACAGATGAACGATGGCGTAGATCAGGACCGCCAGAACCACAAAAGCGATGACCATCCGCTTGATCACCAGGGTGACGGCGTGGCCGAACCCCCGCGTCAGGGCGTCGACGCCGCGGTTGAACCAGGCGAAAAATCCCCGGGTGGGCGGCTCGCTGTGTTTGAGCAAAAGTCCGCACATGGCCGGGGTGAGGGTCAGGGCCACGAAGCCGGAAACCGCCACGGAGACCACGATGGTGATGGCGAACTGCTTGTAAAGCTGGCCGGTGGTGCCGGGCAGAAACGCCGCCGGAATGAACACCGAGGCCATGACCAGCACCACGGCCACCAGCGAACTGGAAATTTCTTCCATGGCCCGGATGGTCGCTTCTTTCGGCGAAAGGTGAAACCGCGCCATGTTGCGTTCGACGTTTTCCACCACGACGATGGCGTCGTCCACCACCATGCCGATGGCCAGCACCAGACCGAAGAGAGTGAGAAGATTGATGGAAAACCCCAGGGCCAGCATGCCGGAAAAGGTGCTGACCAGGGCCACGACGATGGCCACGGCGCAGATGGCGGTGGTGCGAAAGCTCTGCAAAAAGAGATAGACGACCAATACCACCAGCAGGATCGCCTCGAACAGGGTATGGATGACCTCCTTGATGGAAATCCGTACGAAATCGTTGGTATCCAGGGAAATCATGTAATCCATGCCGCTGGGAAACCGTGATTTCATCTGCTCCAGGGTCTGACGGACCGCCTTGGAGACCTCGAGGCCGTTGGCGCCGGGCTGCTGATATACGGCGATGAAGGTGGCCGGTGTGCCGTTGAGCTTGCTGTCAAGGATGTACTGGCGCAGGCCGGCTTCGGTGCGCGCCACGTCCTTCAAGCGCACGATACCGCCCACGTCCTGGCTGGCGCGCAGGATGATCTCGTCGTATTGGTACGGATCGGTGAAAGGAGACTGGGTGACCACCGGAAAGGTCAGCTGAATCTCTCCGGCCGTGGGTTTCTGGCCAATTTGGCCCGCGCCGTAAAGGGCGTTCTGGCTGGCCACGGCCTGCTGGATATCGCTGGTGGTGATGCCCAGGGACGCCATGCGGTCCGGGTTCATCCAGATGCGCATGGCCTGGTCCGGGACCCCCATGATCTGGGACTGGCCGGCCCCCGGCACCCGTTTGATGGCATCCAGCACGTAAACATTTGCGTAATTGGCGATGTAGTCGCTGCTGTAGCGTTCCCCCTTGGCGAAGATGCCGATCAGCATCATGATGGAGGAGGCTTTTTTCTGCACCGAGACGCCCAGCTGGGAGACCGCCTCGGGCAGCTGGGGCGTGGCCAGGCTCACCCGGTTCTGCACCTGCACCTGGGCGATGTCCGGATCGGTGTCCAGCGAGAAATAGACCGTCAGGGTCAATTGCCCGTTGGACGAACTGGCCGACGTCATATACAGCATGTTGTCCACGCCGTTGATCTGGGCCTCGATGGGAGCGGCCACGGCGTCGGCCAGGGTCTGGGAATCGGCGCCCGGATAGGTGGCCGATACCGTGACCTGCACGGGCGTGATCGTCGGGTACTGCTCGACGGATAGGGCGGTCATGGAAACCAGGCCCGCCAGGCAGATGATGATGGCGACGACCGTGGCGAAAATCGGCCGTTCGATGAAGAATCTGGAAAACATGGGTCCGCCCCCTCTCTATTGGCCAGCCGTCTTGCCTTGGGTTTCCGGTGCGGCCTCGGCCACGGACACGGTCATCCCGGGTTGCAGCATGAGCGTGCCGTCGATGGCAACCCGTTCGCCGCCGTTCAAGCCTTCAAAAATGAACCAGTCGTCTCCCAGCCAGCTGCCCACCGTAACGGGGCGCTGGGTCACCTTGCTGTCCGCGCCGACGACCCACACGAAATGGCCCTTGGACCCCTGCTGCACGGCCCGCTGGGGCACCAGGATCGCCTGAGGCCGGACGGCGCCGGTAAGACGGGCGCGTACATACTGGTTCGGGCGCAGGATCCCGTCCGGATTGGGGACGCTGGCGCGCACCCGGAAGGTGCCGGTCTGGGTGTCGTAGGATGGATCGGCAAAGGTCATGCGTCCGGCGTGGGGGAAAACCGAGCCGTCCACGAGAACGATTTCGACCCGATAATTTTTATCTTCGGGTGACTTCAGCAGCCCCTGGGCAATCTGGTTCCGGTAGCGCTGCATCTCGTTTTCGGAGATGTTGAAATTCACCCAGATGGGGTCGAGCACGGCCACGGTGGTCAAAAGGCTGTTCTGGGGGCTGATGTAGGTGCCGTCCGTCTGGAGGGCCGAACCGCTGATGCCGGTCACCGGGGAGGCGATGGTCGTGTAGGACAGATCGAGTTTGGCCGCTTCCACCTGGGCATTGGCCTGATCCACCCCGGCCGCCGCCGACTGGAACTGCCCGGTGGCGTCGTCGAGATCCTTCTTGGAAAGCGCATTCTGCCTGACCAGGGGCTTGGTTCGGGCTAGGTTCTGGCGGGAGGTTTCCAGGGCTGCGTTCTGTTTGGCCAGGGCGGCCTGGGCCTGGGCGAGCTGAACCTGGAACGGTTTGGCGTCCATCTGGAAAAGGACCTGCCCCTCCTTCACCAATTCTCCCTCGGTGTAACGCCGCTGGTCGAGAAAACCGCTCACCCGGGCCTGGATGTTGACCAGGTGAGAACTCTGGGTCTGGGCGATGTACTCGAAAGCCACCGGCACGTCCCGTGTAACGATCTCCATGGCCGTGACCGTCGGCGGCCGGGATGCCGCCGCCGGCGTTGCCTTTTCGTTTTTACAGGCGACCAGGAGCAGAAGCAGGGCCGCGGCCCATATGATTGGCCGCGGCCCGACGATCCGGGAGCGATTTGAAACCATTCCGTGTATCATGGGCAAATCCTTTTTATATTTATAGCTATCGAGAAGGTATCGGGAAGGCCGCCATCGTTGTGGGGCGGCCCTGGCTATTCCGCGGCGCGCGGGCTGATCAGCACCCAGCCCTCCAGGACATCTTTCAGGATGCGCGGCAGGGTCCGCGCCGCGTCGCCCTTGGCCACATAGGCCCGGGCTCCGGCATCCAGGGCCCGCCGTGCGTATTCCGGGTTCTGGCGGGAAGAACAGACCACCACGGGGATGCCCCGGCTGTTCAGGTCGGCCACCAGCTTCAGTCCCGCATCGTCAGGAAGTAAATCCACCAGCACTAAGTCGGGACGTTGGGTGTCGAGCAATGCCACAGCCTCTTCCACACTGCTGGCCTGGCCGCATATGGTCATGCCGTTTTCTTCCAGCAGCTGCACCATGGCTTCGCGCACACCGTGGTGATCGTCCACCAGCAATATCGCTGGTTGGGTTGGTACACGCATCTTGCAAGCCTCCGTTGCCTGCTAAAAATGCCGTTGCAATTATCGTTGGCATA
This window of the uncultured Desulfosarcina sp. genome carries:
- a CDS encoding DUF3313 domain-containing protein, yielding MKKTIVLVIGILLLTGCATKAPQNTGFLGEYYKDLTPAPKDAVAKLRWIKPGVDFTRYKKVMVDYVLFALDEDSEYKAISGEEMKKLGDAASLALVNAIKEGHPVVSEPGPDVCRLRTAIVGLKQSHPALSGISTVIPIGMGISVLKKGATGSWSGAGGTQAEAMLIDSQTNEVIAAGYLEYKAGFTERFTKWGSVEDAFEYWGETGAKALEATLSAAKK
- a CDS encoding efflux transporter outer membrane subunit; its protein translation is MRRLMVLSIVLLIAGCTVGPDYVKPVVDVPPVFNNGDHSAQQAANVAWWKQFNDPALDALIAEALANNRDVKIALANIDQAAAVFTQSRSTLYPQIGYGGSGTRERASETDAARLYTYLSNPRTSYQALASASWELDLWGRIRRLSEAARAELLATEAAWQGVILSLVSSVATSYIQLLGLDAQFQVAERTLATYAESLRIFETRFKYGQVSEMTVVQARSQYETAAAAIPQFQSQIKQAENALSILLGRNPGTIQRQGTLHELKMPPVPAELPSDLLTNRPDIRQAEEGLIAANANIGAARALYFPTISLTGAFGFASSDLSDLFKGSSRAWNYAGSLTGPIFMGGAIKSGVKQTEAAREAALWAYEKTIQSAFADAENALIAQRQLVEQVRIQERLVAANSEYVRLAHLQYDGGYVPYSTVLQAEQQLFPSELNYAQTRATLLSSLVTVYKAMGGGWQPAVSGEKP
- a CDS encoding multidrug efflux RND transporter permease subunit, which produces MFSRFFIERPIFATVVAIIICLAGLVSMTALSVEQYPTITPVQVTVSATYPGADSQTLADAVAAPIEAQINGVDNMLYMTSASSSNGQLTLTVYFSLDTDPDIAQVQVQNRVSLATPQLPEAVSQLGVSVQKKASSIMMLIGIFAKGERYSSDYIANYANVYVLDAIKRVPGAGQSQIMGVPDQAMRIWMNPDRMASLGITTSDIQQAVASQNALYGAGQIGQKPTAGEIQLTFPVVTQSPFTDPYQYDEIILRASQDVGGIVRLKDVARTEAGLRQYILDSKLNGTPATFIAVYQQPGANGLEVSKAVRQTLEQMKSRFPSGMDYMISLDTNDFVRISIKEVIHTLFEAILLVVLVVYLFLQSFRTTAICAVAIVVALVSTFSGMLALGFSINLLTLFGLVLAIGMVVDDAIVVVENVERNMARFHLSPKEATIRAMEEISSSLVAVVLVMASVFIPAAFLPGTTGQLYKQFAITIVVSVAVSGFVALTLTPAMCGLLLKHSEPPTRGFFAWFNRGVDALTRGFGHAVTLVIKRMVIAFVVLAVLIYAIVHLFEVLPTSFVPKEDQGYVMAAIVMPDSASLDRTEKVADRVEEIFKKIPGVANRTQLSGYSLIDSGFKTNAGTFFVTLNPFDERYASIKKAKAENARTVLLTLYREAAEILDGKVFPVAPPAIPGIGTTGGFEFWIQDTSAGEPTRLDALTREFLAKAGTRPELTGLNSTFRATTQQLRADVDREKASLLGVSIKDVYSAIQAQFGSLTVSQYNAFSRVWWVILQSEPAYRQDPVDLTRLFARSSQGEMVPLSALVTTRWVSGPDLLPHFNGFPAAKVSGSAASGYSSGQAIDAMEAVAKEVLPDGYTFAWSGLAFEEKQSGGTSMLAFVFGLVIVFLVLAAQYESWTLPGTVMMAVPFGVLGALTANWLRGLENDVYFQIGLLVLIGLGAKNAILRVSFAVELRKQGKSIMDATIEAGEQRLRPIIMTSLAFAFGVLPLAIAMGAGANARHSIGTGIIGGMLGETTLAMLYVPLLFYLFDRFGERKKSKQAKTPDVGPPAGESADAAAAVPLKPTEDH
- a CDS encoding efflux RND transporter periplasmic adaptor subunit; this encodes MIHGMVSNRSRIVGPRPIIWAAALLLLLVACKNEKATPAAASRPPTVTAMEIVTRDVPVAFEYIAQTQSSHLVNIQARVSGFLDQRRYTEGELVKEGQVLFQMDAKPFQVQLAQAQAALAKQNAALETSRQNLARTKPLVRQNALSKKDLDDATGQFQSAAAGVDQANAQVEAAKLDLSYTTIASPVTGISGSALQTDGTYISPQNSLLTTVAVLDPIWVNFNISENEMQRYRNQIAQGLLKSPEDKNYRVEIVLVDGSVFPHAGRMTFADPSYDTQTGTFRVRASVPNPDGILRPNQYVRARLTGAVRPQAILVPQRAVQQGSKGHFVWVVGADSKVTQRPVTVGSWLGDDWFIFEGLNGGERVAIDGTLMLQPGMTVSVAEAAPETQGKTAGQ
- a CDS encoding response regulator transcription factor codes for the protein MRVPTQPAILLVDDHHGVREAMVQLLEENGMTICGQASSVEEAVALLDTQRPDLVLVDLLPDDAGLKLVADLNSRGIPVVVCSSRQNPEYARRALDAGARAYVAKGDAARTLPRILKDVLEGWVLISPRAAE